DNA sequence from the Paenibacillus physcomitrellae genome:
ACAGCTTTCTTTTGATTCCGAACTGATAATGGTTATGGAAGAGGAAGCTGGGATTATCGGTGTCTTGATCGGCACGATTGATCAGAACCTGGGCTGTATTTACCGGGTTGCCGTTCATCCTGAGCATCGCCGCCGCGGTGTCGGCAAAGCGCTTGTACAAGCCATGGAGCAGCGTTTCCAGCAGCGCAACGTAAATAACATTGTGGTTGCCGGTGACGAGCATAACAAAGCTGCCATGCCGCTGTATGAAGCGATGGGCTATGCGGGCCGTATGCTTGAAGCTTTTCAGAAGCTGAGCATTGCCGCCGTACATTCTTTGTCTTAGATACAGAAGCATAAAGCTATAGAACTTAACCTGTTTTTTCTTCCGTTATAGCATATCTTCCATCCGTTGCAATCGGTGTGGAGATATGCTTTTCTATTATTATGGACTTTATGAACAAATCAAGAGGTGATTGCTTTGAACCGGCAAAATCCCCAAATTCAATTGAATAAGAAAAGCGATTCTGCGGACTGGGGATGGCTGAAAGAGGAGATCAAATCGGCAGCCTTTGAGCTGGGGATTGACGGGATCGGATTTACGACGGCCGATCCGTTTTTGTCTTTGAAGCCGATTCTGGAGGAGATTCGCGAGAAAGGATACGAGTCCGGATTTGAGGAGAAAGACATCGATAAGCGGATAGATCCCAAGCTGACTATGGCTGAAGCCGAGTCTATTATAGCAATTGCAGTGGCTTACCCATCCAAAATGATCAATCCGCCGAAATCCGAGCCCGGCAAAACGAGGGGCATTTTGGCCAGATCGGCATGGGGCAGAGATTACCACACGGTGCTGCGTGAAGCGATGGATAAGCTGGCTGATTTTATTAGAGAACGCGTTCCGGATGTTCGGATCGAAAGCATGGTCGATACGGGTGTGCTGAATGACAGGGCGGTCGCCCAGCGGGCCGGAATTGGTTTTAGCGGGAAAAACGGCCTCATCATCTCCCCGACCTGGGGCTCCTGGATTTATCTGGGCGAGATGATTACGAATCTGCCCTTTGAGCCTGATCCTCCTTTACTGGAGGACTGCGGGGAGTGCACCAAATGTCTGGACGCCTGTCCAACAGGCGCGCTGCTTGGCGACGGGATGCTTAACGCTCAGCGCTGCGTTTCTTTCCTGACCCAGACCAAAGGGTTCCTCAGTGATGAATTTATGCGCAAGATCGGCAATCGCTTGTACGGCTGCGATACGTGCCAGATGGTCTGCCCGAAGAACCGGGGAAAACATTGGGATCACCGGCCTGAGCTTCAGCCGGATCCCGAAATTGCCAAACCGCTTCTGCTGCCGCTGCTGGATATCAGCAACCGGGACTTCAAAGAGCGGTTTGGATCAAGCGCCGCTGCTTGGCGAGGCAAGAAACCGATCCAGCGAAATGCGGTAATTGCGCTCGGCAACTTCAAAGACCGCGCTTCCCTGCCGAAATTAATAGAAGTGCTGCTTCGTGATCCGAGACCGGAGCTGCGGGGAACGGCAGCATGGGCGATCAGCCGGATTGGAGGAGAAGAAGCCATTCAAGCAATCAATGAGGCGCTGGAAAGCGAACGGGATGAAATGGTTTTAACCTATATAAAAGAAGCGCAGATGCAAACGCAAGGACAACTGCAAGATCAAACGCAAGGACAACCGCAAGATCCAACGCAAAATCAAACCCAGGATCAAACACAAGGTCAACCGAGCGATGAGGGGGTCTTGGATGAAGTGTTTTTTTACGAGGAAATGTCCTCACCCATCGGCCCTTTAACTTTGGTCAAAAGCTCGAAAGGCTTATGTCTGATCGAGTTTGGCGAAGTTGAGGCTACCCTGGAGATGACGCTGAAATGGGCATCGAAACAGCACCCGGAAGCAAAGCTGGTTCGCTCTTTCGATGAGCTTCAGGAGACTGTAGAGCAGCTGAAGGGTTATTTTTCCGGGGAACGGACAGACTTTGCTCTGAAGCTCGATATGAGGGGAACGCCGTTTCAACTGAAAGTATGGCAAGCGCTGCTGGCTGTTCCGTACGGGCAGACGGCCTCTTACAAGGAAATTGCCGAGCAAATCGGACAACCTAAGGCGGTTCGCGCCGTGGGTGGAGCCAACAATCGGAACCCGCTGCCTGTTGTCGTGCCCTGCCACCGCGTTATTGGTGCTAAAGGGGCCATGACCGGATATGCCGGGGGGCTTGAGATCAAGGAAAGCCTGCTCGCTTTGGAGCGGCAGAGGAACAAGGCATGAAGTACGTCACGATCGAAGATATAGAGCCAGGCCAAATTTTGGGCAAAACGGTTTATACCGCCAACGGAACAGTGCTGCTATCTGCCGGGATGCAGCTTACGGTCTACATGATCAGCACATTGAAACGGATTGGCGTGACCGTGTTATATATCGAGGATCAGCTGTTTGAGGATGTGGAGCTTGAAGAGGAAGTGGTCAGCCCCAAGCTTAAGCAGGCTATTTTCAGGGAGATGTATGAGCTCTCTCAATCTTTGAAATCCGGCAAGGATTTTAACACAGCGTCGATTGCTACAAACGTGGATATGCTGCTGAACAGCGTTCTGGAAAATAAGGATGTTGCGCTGCATCTCGCTGAAATCCGCACTGCGGACAACGCGGAGTACATTCATGCGCTTAACGTCTGCCTGATTTCCTCCATGATTGGCATCAATATGAAGCTGAATCCGTCCCAGTTAAAGGAACTGGCCATCGGTGCCCTGCTGCACGATATAGGCAAGGCGGTGCCGGAGTCCAGAGTGCCTTTGGAAAAAGGGAAGGAGCATCATACCTGGCGGGGTTATGAGATGCTCCGACAGAAGAGGGAATGGAGCCTGCTTGTGGCCCACATTGCCCTGCAGCATCATGAACAGCTGAACGGAAGCGGCGAGCCCCGTGGCATAACCGGGGATGCTATTCACCAGTATGCCAAAATCGTCGCGGTAGCCAATACCTACGATAACCGGATCAGCGGGAATCCGCTAACGGGC
Encoded proteins:
- a CDS encoding GNAT family N-acetyltransferase, with product MRVRSFQLSDATHVTELLQVSLSEECYEDTRRAFARQLSFDSELIMVMEEEAGIIGVLIGTIDQNLGCIYRVAVHPEHRRRGVGKALVQAMEQRFQQRNVNNIVVAGDEHNKAAMPLYEAMGYAGRMLEAFQKLSIAAVHSLS
- the queG gene encoding tRNA epoxyqueuosine(34) reductase QueG encodes the protein MNKKSDSADWGWLKEEIKSAAFELGIDGIGFTTADPFLSLKPILEEIREKGYESGFEEKDIDKRIDPKLTMAEAESIIAIAVAYPSKMINPPKSEPGKTRGILARSAWGRDYHTVLREAMDKLADFIRERVPDVRIESMVDTGVLNDRAVAQRAGIGFSGKNGLIISPTWGSWIYLGEMITNLPFEPDPPLLEDCGECTKCLDACPTGALLGDGMLNAQRCVSFLTQTKGFLSDEFMRKIGNRLYGCDTCQMVCPKNRGKHWDHRPELQPDPEIAKPLLLPLLDISNRDFKERFGSSAAAWRGKKPIQRNAVIALGNFKDRASLPKLIEVLLRDPRPELRGTAAWAISRIGGEEAIQAINEALESERDEMVLTYIKEAQMQTQGQLQDQTQGQPQDPTQNQTQDQTQGQPSDEGVLDEVFFYEEMSSPIGPLTLVKSSKGLCLIEFGEVEATLEMTLKWASKQHPEAKLVRSFDELQETVEQLKGYFSGERTDFALKLDMRGTPFQLKVWQALLAVPYGQTASYKEIAEQIGQPKAVRAVGGANNRNPLPVVVPCHRVIGAKGAMTGYAGGLEIKESLLALERQRNKA
- a CDS encoding HD-GYP domain-containing protein, with protein sequence MKYVTIEDIEPGQILGKTVYTANGTVLLSAGMQLTVYMISTLKRIGVTVLYIEDQLFEDVELEEEVVSPKLKQAIFREMYELSQSLKSGKDFNTASIATNVDMLLNSVLENKDVALHLAEIRTADNAEYIHALNVCLISSMIGINMKLNPSQLKELAIGALLHDIGKAVPESRVPLEKGKEHHTWRGYEMLRQKREWSLLVAHIALQHHEQLNGSGEPRGITGDAIHQYAKIVAVANTYDNRISGNPLTGIPPMLPHEACEQLMAASERELDRDILVEFMRIVSIYPNGTSVRLSTKETGVVVRQHRGLPGRPVIRIVRKTDEDLEIKEVDLSSETTVFIEAVLS